The following proteins come from a genomic window of Triticum aestivum cultivar Chinese Spring chromosome 6A, IWGSC CS RefSeq v2.1, whole genome shotgun sequence:
- the LOC123130869 gene encoding BAG family molecular chaperone regulator 5, mitochondrial gives MGSYHYSSASQFFFAAGDPGPGPSPAARKPARTVRIPVTTPQDAAAARIQAAFRSRRVRRHVAAVRAADAEATRLERLLRRQETVDAVRGDDRERARFSEALMAVLLRLDAVPGHDPAVREARRAVSRRVVGLQEVFDSVLAAPEADTYGVPASLAQVLEGIWGVGEAPAAPPPPAAAAAEEEARRSGWGRFFGVL, from the coding sequence ATGGGCTCCTACCACTACAGCTCCGCCTCGCAGTTCTTCTTCGCCGCCGGCGACCCCGGCCCCGGCCCCAGCCCCGCCGCGCGCAAGCCCGCCAGAACCGTCCGGATCCCCGTCACCACGCCTCAGGACGCGGCGGCCGCCAGGATCCAGGCGGCGTTCCGCAGCCGCCGGGTCCGGAGGCACGTGGCGGCCGTGCGCGCCGCCGACGCCGAGGCGACGCGGCTCGAGCGGCTGCTCCGGCGGCAGGAGACCGTGGACGCCGTCCGCGGCGACGACCGCGAGCGCGCGCGCTTCTCGGAGGCGCTCATGGCCGTGCTGCTCCGCCTCGACGCCGTCCCGGGCCACGACCCGGCCGTGCGGGAGGCGCGGCGCGCCGTCAGCCGCCGCGTCGTCGGCCTCCAGGAGGTGTTCGACTCCGTGCTCGCCGCGCCCGAGGCCGACACCTACGGCGTCCCGGCGAGCCTGGCCCAGGTTCTCGAGGGGATCTGGGGCGTCGGAGAGGCGccggctgcgccgccgccgccggcggcagcggccgctgaggaggaggcgaggaggagtggctgggGCAGGTTTTTCGGGGTACTTTAG